GCAGCACGTCGCCGATGCTCTCGCCGATATAGGTCGCCGGCATGTCGGCGAGGTTGTAGGCCAGGTTGTAGTGGCCGACGACCGTGGCGCCGAAGAAGCGCGAGAAGAGCAGATTGTCCCAACGGCGCGAGGCGTGGTTGGCCAGATGGCCGAGCGCCAGCGGCAGCCCGAAGGCAAGGAGCCCGCGCACCTGCTGCCGCTCGAGCGGGTGCGGCTCGACCCACTCGCGCCAATGCGTCAGCACCGTGAAGAGCAGCAGCAGCAGCCCCCATTGGGCGATGTTGGCGTAGACGATCGCGTAGCCGCCAAAGCCGGCGACGGCGAGCACGATGACCGACGAAGCGAAGACCACGTCGCCAGCGGCGCGGCTGAGCCCGACGGCGCCGAAGCGCATGTCGCGGTGCAGGATGGTCTCAGGACCAGCGGAGACGCGATCGAAGAACGAGGAGAGCGTCAGGCCGAGCAGGAAGTCTGCCGCGAGCGGCGCGTGCAGCAGCAGCGCCAGCGGTCGGCGCAGCAGCAAGACGGCGCCCAGCGCGATCACGCCAGCGACGAGGTGCAGCAGCGTCGCGTGGAAGGCGGTGGCACGCCCGGCCTCCGGCTTGGCCACCAGATACTGGTAAAGCCCGCCGCGCGTCAGCTCATCGGCGCTAACCGCCAGCACCGAGGCCACCGAAACGGCGCCGTACTGCAGCGGACTGATATACCGCGTGATGACGAAGGTGCTGACGAGCCCGGCGCCTCGGCCGACGAGCCCGCAAAGCACCGTCCAGAGGGCGCTACGGGCCGTCTTCTGCGCGAGCGACACGGGGGCCACGATAGGCAGCGGGCGGGCAGGGGGTCAAGCCGGGCGCAAGCACGGCGGGAGACCGGCGCGCCGCCGGGCCGCAGGGCGCAAATGAAGGGCACGAACCGTTTCCATGGAGCATCGGCGAAGGCCATTGACGAGGTGAAGGCCGTCGAGCGACTGTCCTGCGGTCGAAGGTGGGCGATCGCGGTTTTCTCGAGGGGGATGTCGATGCGGCGGGTGAGGGTTGTGGGTCGGGGCCGGGGGGGATCGCTAGCGGCAGCCTTGCTGGTGTCGTTCTTGGTGGTGTCCTCCGTCGCTTGGGGCGTGCGAGGGGGAGACGACGAGGGTCGATCGCTTCAGAGGGGTTCGGAAGGAGGTCGCGTGGCGATCGCGAACATGCGCGAGAGCTATCACGCTGGGCAGCTCCCGTGGGCAGCCGTGCGTGGCAGACATCCGCTGGTCGTCTTCGCCGACTCGATCAGTCAGGCGGATAGCCTGCACGCGCGGGTTGAAGGCGCGCATCCCTCGCTGCTGGCTCCTGCAAAGCGCTTGATCCTCGGTACGGTTGACCAGGCCACGGGTCGGCCCGCTGCCACGCCGGTGAGGATCGCGTCCTGTAGCGCGGCCGAGATCGTGGTGGGGGTCGACGCAACTAGTCCCGCGCTGCGACACCTCGAGGTGAATCCGCTCGCGGCGCTGCTCTTCCACTCGCAAGGGACCCAGCGTCAGCTCCGCGTCGAGGGCAAGGCCCGCGTCGCAAAGACCGAAGGGTCGGAGGCCGGCGCGCCGGAACGCGGGCAAAAGCTCACGCTGCCGGGGGACACACAAGGACGCGCAGCTCGCTGGTCGGCCGAGGAGGTCGAAGCAAGCCTGTTCGAGGTGGCCAAGGCCTACCGCGAGGCCAAGGTGCCGGGGCTCGCGGCGCTCGACCCCAATGCGATGTGCGTGGTTACAGCGCGCCAGCGGGAGCCGGGCGGGCTCTTCAGGCCTTCGGCCCGCATGGTGCTGCTGAAGGGCTGCGAGGAGGCGGGCCCCGTCTTCTACACGAACTTCCGCAGCCCCAAGGGTAGGGACCTCGAGGCAAACCCGCAAGCCGCCTTCGCGCTGGACTGGCCGACGCTCGGGCTGCGGCTCGACGTGGCCGGCCCCGTGCAAAAGGTCAGCGACGGGACGGCCGACGCCTACTGGCGCACGCGGCCCTATGCGTCGCAGCTCGGATCGGCGGCCTCGCGGCAGAGCGAGCCCTTGAGCTGGAGGGGCGACTTGATCGCCAGAGCGCTGCTCTACGGGCTGCTTCACGGGCCTTGGCCGCCTCGGCCGAAGCATTGGGGAGGCTTGCTGATGGATCCCGACCGCGTGCAGTGGAAGCGAACGCAGGACGACCCCAGCGACGGTGCGCAGGTCCGGGTGGTGATTGATCCGACGCAGGTCGAGGCCTGGCAGGGTCGTGACAGCCGCTTGCACGATCGTTGGCTGTGGCTGCGGGACGACGACGGGAGTTGGTCGCGGCCCGAGCGGCTCTCCCCCTGATCGCGGCCGCCTCGCGGTGCCCAGCTCGCGCGGAGGCCTCAGCCTGCGGCGCGGCCCCCCGCGCGTGACGAGCGGCCAGGCTGGACGGCGGCGATGAACTTCACCGTCGGGTGCTCCTCCTGGGCCCGGCGCAGCGCCCAGTCGCTCTCGAAGAGCACCAGCGGGCGGCCTTCGACGTCGAGCACGCAGGTGCTGGAGCCGGGGCGCTCGAAGCGATCGAGGGTCACGTCGCCCTCGATCCAGCGCGCGTGCTGGTAGGGTAGCTTCTCGAAGCGCGCCGCCGCCCCGTACTCGTTTTCCAGGCGGTACTGCGTGACCTCGAACTGCAGCACGCCGACGGCTCCCAGCAAGGGCTCGCGCTCCAGGCGCCAGCGGTCGAAGAAGAGCTGGACCGCGCCCTCCTCGGCGAGCTGATCGAGGCCCTTCTTGAGCTGCTTGCGCTTCATCGGATCGGCCTCGCGCACGCGCACGAAGTGCTCGGGCGAGAAGCGCGGGATGCCCTCGAACTCGTGGCCCTGGCCCTCGCAAAGGCTGTCGCCGATGCGCAGCAGGCCGGGATCCCATAGCCCCATCACATCGCCGGAGAAGGCCTCCTCGACCTGCACCCGCTCCTGCGCCATGAACTGAAACGACTTGGTCAGCGCGAGCGTCTTGCCGGTGCGCGCGTGCAGCACGGGCATCTCGCGCCGGTAGACCCCCGAGCAGATGCGCGCGAAGGCGATGCGGTCACGGTGGCGCGGATCCATGTTCGCCTGGATCTTGAACACGAAGGCCGAGAAGGCCGGCGCGTCGGGCTCGAGGCGTCCGGCGCTGGTCTGCCTGGCGCGCGGCGGCGGCGCCAGGTCGACGAAGGCCTGCAGAAAGGGCTCGACGCCGAAGTTGGTCATCGCGCTGGTGAAGAATACCGGCGTGAGCTGGCCGGCGAGGAATTGCTCGCGGTCCCAGGGCGGGCTCGCGCCGTCGAGCAGCGCGAGCTCCTCCAGCAGCCGCGCGTGCGCGTTCTCGCCGAGCAGGCCTCGCAGCTCGGGCACATCGACCTCCGCAAGCTTCATCGGCGCCGGTCGTGCGCCGCCACCCTGCGCGCGCTCGAAGCGCAGCAGCTGCCGGGCGACGCGATCGTAGACGCCCTGAAACGAGGCGCCCGAGCCGATCGGCCAGTTCTGCGGCTGGCAGGGGATCTCGAGCACACGTTCGATCTCGTCCAGCAGATCGAGGGGCTCGCGGCCGTTGCGATCCATCTTGTTGATCACCGTGACGATCGGGATCTCGCGCAATCGACAGACGCGGAAGAGCTTGATCGTCTGCGGCTCCACGCCCTTGACGCTGTCGATCAGCATCACGGCGCAATCGGCGGCCGCGAGCGTGCGGTAGGTATCCTCGGAGAAGTCGTTATGGCCCGGCGTGTCGAGCAGGTTGAGGCGCCGCCCCTGGTACTCGAACTGCAAGACGCTGGTGGAGACCGAGATCCCGCGCTGGCGTTCGAGCTCCATCCAGTCGCTCGTCGTTTGCCGCCCGCCGCCGCGTTGCTTGACCGACCCCGCGAGGTGAATCGCCCCCCCGTAGAGCAGCAGCTTCTCGGTCAGCGTCGTCTTTCCCGCATCCGGATGCGAGATGATCGCAAAGGTGCGGCGGCGCGCGATCTCCGCCCGGGCCCGCTCGAAGTCCATCCCACTCACCTTGATCCCCTCTGCCCGCGGTGCGCGCCCTGGCGCGGCGCGGCAAGGCCCTCGACTCTCGCGCGCCGGAGGGTAAACGTTCATGAGCCGATGCAACAGCCCCCGCGCAACAGCCCCCGCGCAAACCCCTGCAGCGCAAAGCCCGCCCAGCGCGCGCGGCGTGGCGCAGCGCGACGGGGGCCGGCTAGCGGCAGCGGCCGCTGGTCGGCGGCTTGACCACCACGAGGCCCCGGGGCGCGAGGGCCGGCACCGTGAGCGCCATGAGGCCGTCCCCGAGGTCGACGCTGGAGAAGCCGTCTCGCGGGGCGCCCGCCGGCAGCAGCAGCTCGACGCTGGCGGGAGGATCGCCAAAGAACTGGTGCAGCGACAGCCGCAGGGTCAGGGGCTTCGGCGCGGCATCGTCCCACTCGACGAGGTGAATCACGATCGCGGCCCTGGCATCCTGCGGCTTGCCGCGCACCAGCGCCGCCACCTTGCCGGATCCACCGACGACCTCCACGGGCAGGCGCTCGCTGCCGCTGAAGCGCGCGTCGACGAGGTCATAGCCTGCCACGGCCAGATCCTCGTAGCCGTCGAAGTAGCGCGCGTGGTCCCGGACGAAGCCGTAGAGGTCGGCGTAATGCTCCGCCCTGCCGTAATAGCGTGGCCCGCTGACGGTGAAGATATCCCACGGCACCTGGGTCAGCCCACCCGTCGCATAGGAGGTCGCGATCCCCTTGCGCGCCAGCGCTACCAGCTCCGGGCAGTCATCCCAGTCCGTCATGCCCGCCGCGGCGCAGCTCGCGCTCTGCGCCGCGCAGTGCGCGGCGCAGAGCGCCGACAGTCGATCTTTGCGCGGCAGGGGCAGCGTCAACAGCTGCCGTCGGCCCAGCGCCCGCGCGGCGGCGATGCGCTCGCGGTAGGTGTGCGGTCCGAGGTCGGCGGTCAGGGTCAGCTCTGCCATGCCGAAGTCGAAGGCCGACGCGTAGTGGAGACTCCAGTCGCTGAGGTTGCCAGAGAAGGGCACGAGGCGTCCGGCGAAGGCATTGACATGCGCCTTGAGCTCGACGAGGAGTCGGCGCGCGGCCTCGAGCTGGAAATTGCGGAACTCGCCGCGGAGCACCGCCGGGATCTTGGCCGGATCCGATCCCGCTGCGACCGCGCGCCTGCGATAGCTGAACCAAGAGGGGCCGAGCAGGTCGTCGCCGCCGTCGAAGTGCACCGCCGCCGGGGTCGCGGCGCCTTGCCAGTGCGCCAAGAACGTCGGCGCCCCGGCGGTCTCGCCGTTGGGCAGCACGGCGCCGGTTGGCACCACCCAGTCGGGCCCGACGCGCGCGGGCCAAAGCGGCACAGCGGCGCCCTCCGCCGCCGTGATCGAGTCCGCCCGCAGCCAGACGCGCAGGTGGTCCGCGGCGTCGGCGAGTTGATCCGGCGGGCGCGCGCTTGCCGAGGGCACCGGGATGCCGTAACGCGCGCCGAGGTAGGCCTCGATCGCGCCTCGCTCGCTCGCGTCGAGCTCGCGGTCGAAGATGATCAGCTCGGCCAGATCGCCAGCGGGGGGCGGCCCTACCGCAGGTTGCAGCGGAACCGACAGATGGCCGCCGTTGCCGAAGGCGCTGAGCACGGCCACGCCGGGCGCCGTGCGTAGGCCCACGCTGGCGCCGTTGAAGAAGGCGCCGATCGTGCCCGCGTCTTGGCCGGTCCCGCCGTTGGCGCGTCCGTCATGGGTGAAGGTGCTGACGCCCGCTTGCTCTGCTGCCTCCGCCGGCAGGCTCCAACTGAGCTTGTCCTCTACCGTGTCGTAGAAGAAGGCGGTGCGGGTCAGATAGAGCCGCGCGCTCGAGCTGCCCGCGCCGTTGCGTGCGTTGCCGCCGACGCCGAACCAGCCCGAGCGCGATCGGCTGACGTAGAACACGGTGAAGGCCGACCCGGCGAGAAAGACCTGGGCGAGCTCGTTGGTGAACGAGGCCGCCACGCTCGCCCGTGTCACCGCCGTCTGGCCGCTCTCCCAGAGATGGCGGTGGAACTTCCACTGGCATTCCTTGCAGAAGCAGCCGGCGTTGACGTTGTTGGGGTTGCCGTAGGCGGCGCCAGCGGCGGGCGTCCAGCTCAAAGCGCTGACGTTCAGCGCCGGATCGTCGAACTGCAAGCCGTCTGCACCGCGCGAAATCCAGACCTCTGCGGCGGCGAAGAGCCCGGCGCGAAACTCCGGACGATTGGCGCAGCCCCAGGCTGCCGTCGGCGTCCAGGTCATCCACGGAGCGGTGATCGGGGCGCCGTTCAGGTCGAGCATCCGCCCCTGCGTTCCCGTGGTGCTGTTGACGCTGCCACCGACAAAGAGACCGGCGGCCTGCGCGCCCGCGAGATAGTCTGGGGCGTTCTTGTAGATCCACTCCAGGCGGGTGGCGTGGAAGGCCTGAGCCTGGGCCAGCGCCTCGGCGGGCCGGCCGAGCGTGCGAAGGCTGACGTCGCTGGCGTTGGGGCTCCCCGCGACCAGGGGTAAAGGCGCGGGCTGCTGCCAAAGCATCGGCGCGTCGCAGAGGGAGGCGCCTTGGTCGAGCGCGACGGCGCCCCCGTCCGCGCAGGCCCCGCAACCTCCGTCGCAGGCCTTCGAAGCGCAGGCGCTGGCGTCGCAGCGCGGCAGGCAGCGTCGCCCCCCGTCGTCGGTGGCGGGCGCCATCGCCTCCTGGCACGCCGGCAGCGGGCATGCCAGCAGCAACACGAGCGCGGGGATCAAGGTGGCCGGCGTCGTCAGCATCAGCTCAGCGCCTTTCGGTGGCGTAGAAGAAGCGCTCGAGCTGCAAGGCCAGAGGGGGCAGGGTCGCGCCGTAGAGGATTGCGCGCCGCAGCCGGTAGGGGTGCTCGTAGGGCCCATTGGCGCCGAAGACGGTGGTGCAGGCCGAGCGATAGCCGGCGGAGGCGACCGCGCTGATGACCGCGGCGTTGAAGTCGCCTGTCCGCCCATTGGGGTAGGCGAAGAGGTCCACGGGGCGGCCGAGCTGCTCTTCGAGCTCGGTCTTGCTGCCGCGCAGCTCTTGCTGCAGCTCCGCCTCCGTGCAGCGCGAAAGGATCGGATGCGAGACCGTGTGCGCGCCGGCGTGGAAGCCTGCGGCATCCATCTCGCGCAGCTGGTCCCAGGTCACCATCTCGTCGTGCAGCCCACTGAAGTCGGTCACCTCGAGGGTGCTGGCGAGGTCGTGCAGCCACGCCTCCCGCTCGTCTCCGCCGAGCAGCTTGAGCCGCTCGCTGAGGTCGCAGTAGGTGGCGATCCGCTCGGGCGTCGAGCTCAACCGCAGCGCGACGCCGCGCAGGGGCGCGACCGCCTCGTGCGGGGTCTGCGCCAAGATCGCGGCGAGCCGTGAAAACCAGAGCGGTTGGTGCTTGCCAATGGCGCCCGTGGTGATGAAGACGGTGGCGGGTAGGCCATGTCGGCGCAAGACGGGCAGCGCCAAGCCGTAGCTGTCCGCATAGCCGTCGTCGAAGGTCAGGGCGACCATCCGGGCTGGCAGGCGACCGCGGGCCACCGTGCTCACCAGCTCACCCAGGGGCACGACCTCGTAGTGCCGCCGGAGGTGCGCGCAGAGCTGGTCGAAGAGCGCGACCGGCATGCAGTGCTGGAACGAGTCCACGTCGTCCGTGATGCGGTGGAAGAGCAGAATCAACGCGCCGCGCTGCAGCCGACGCAGCAGTCGCAGCTGCTTTAGCGCGCTATCTGCCGGCGCGGCGGCGCGGCGCCAAAGACCGAGCATCCCCGTGGCATGGGGCGCGCCGAGCAGTCGTTGCTTATCGACCCAACGTAGGCGCATCCCCGTCGTCACCCCTCAACGTCCCTCAACGGCGCGCTCCGCCGCCCAACGCCGCCGACCCAGCGAGCAGCGCGAAGAGTCGATGCCGCGTCCCCTCGAGCGCCTCCCATGATTGTGCGCAGGCGCCGGCATTGGGGAAGAGGCCGCGGGCCAGCTCGAGCGCCTGTTTTCGATCGCGGCGGGCGAGGAGCACCAGATACTCATGGTCCTCGATGCCCTCGCGGAGCATCTTCGCACGAATGGACGCCACCGGGATGTGGGTCCGCCCGCCAATGCGCGCGGGCGTCCCCGGATAGAAGAGGGTGCCGTCGCCGTTGCCCGAGAACTTGCAGAGCCCCTCAGGCTGCCACGCGCTGGAGAGCTGCTCCGTCGCGCTGAAATAGAGCTCACCGCTCAGGCCCTCGATGAAGGCGAGCCAGGCAAAGGCGCGGTTCTGTACCGCCGAGCTGTCGATCACGCGCGTCGGCCAGCCGCTGTCGGCGAGCTCGGGCGAGGGTTCGCCGCACTCGCCGCAGCCATGCGACATGCAGGATTGGTAGCTCCATAGCTCGCGGCCCGGTTGCGCCGCGAGCCAGGCGCGGTAGTCGGCGCGGTGCGCCGCGTCGCCGCTCCCGGGACGCGGGTCGAGGTAGTTGATGACAGGAACAAAGATGTCGACGAGCTCGGCCACACCATGCCTCCGCGCGGCGCCAAGTGCCGCGGTCAGCGCGAGGCGCGCGCGGGGAGCGAAGCGGCGCAGAGGCAGCGCGGCCTGGCGAAACGCGACCCAGTCCTGCTGCGTTTCGGCATCCGGCTCGTCGACGGGGAAGTAGAACAACCGGTCGAGGAAGCCCTGCGCGCGCGCGAGCGCGATCCAGGGCCCGAGCCGCTGCGGCTCGGCGTCGAGGCGAATGGCGGTCAGTCGCGCGCCCGCCAGCCGCGTCGGCCCCCGCCCGTCGATCAGCGGCTGCAGCCAGCGCTGGAAGGGGCCCGCGCTGCTGCCGAAGGGGGGCTGGAAGGCGACGTCCGAGATGCTGAAGCGGTGGTCGAGCGCCGCCGTCAGGTAGCGCGCCCGCAGCTCGCAGGCCGGCGTCTCATTCCACTCGACCGAACACGAGGGCGTGCCCGTATGCGCCATGCACGGCTCCGCGAAGTCCAT
The Pseudomonadota bacterium DNA segment above includes these coding regions:
- a CDS encoding polysaccharide deacetylase family protein, yielding MRLRWVDKQRLLGAPHATGMLGLWRRAAAPADSALKQLRLLRRLQRGALILLFHRITDDVDSFQHCMPVALFDQLCAHLRRHYEVVPLGELVSTVARGRLPARMVALTFDDGYADSYGLALPVLRRHGLPATVFITTGAIGKHQPLWFSRLAAILAQTPHEAVAPLRGVALRLSSTPERIATYCDLSERLKLLGGDEREAWLHDLASTLEVTDFSGLHDEMVTWDQLREMDAAGFHAGAHTVSHPILSRCTEAELQQELRGSKTELEEQLGRPVDLFAYPNGRTGDFNAAVISAVASAGYRSACTTVFGANGPYEHPYRLRRAILYGATLPPLALQLERFFYATERR
- a CDS encoding oligosaccharide flippase family protein, producing MSLAQKTARSALWTVLCGLVGRGAGLVSTFVITRYISPLQYGAVSVASVLAVSADELTRGGLYQYLVAKPEAGRATAFHATLLHLVAGVIALGAVLLLRRPLALLLHAPLAADFLLGLTLSSFFDRVSAGPETILHRDMRFGAVGLSRAAGDVVFASSVIVLAVAGFGGYAIVYANIAQWGLLLLLFTVLTHWREWVEPHPLERQQVRGLLAFGLPLALGHLANHASRRWDNLLFSRFFGATVVGHYNLAYNLADMPATYIGESIGDVLLPSFARIEREQRPAALLRALRLLMLLMCPLALGLAVVAPTVIHSCFDARWGAAAPMLALLAALSLARPVSWTVEAYLQSCGQTRAIALLQLAKVAAVFGSIALLAPLGPLWACAAVAPAFALQSLGGLYVIKEREGIALRRLLAATLTGLPAAALMAGAVLALRQFVLVPADLDNCYTALAAEVSLGALVYPAAALLLAPRSSRELLGVVVGALRRDVPSPTGGDGPGPR
- a CDS encoding peptide chain release factor 3, coding for MDFERARAEIARRRTFAIISHPDAGKTTLTEKLLLYGGAIHLAGSVKQRGGGRQTTSDWMELERQRGISVSTSVLQFEYQGRRLNLLDTPGHNDFSEDTYRTLAAADCAVMLIDSVKGVEPQTIKLFRVCRLREIPIVTVINKMDRNGREPLDLLDEIERVLEIPCQPQNWPIGSGASFQGVYDRVARQLLRFERAQGGGARPAPMKLAEVDVPELRGLLGENAHARLLEELALLDGASPPWDREQFLAGQLTPVFFTSAMTNFGVEPFLQAFVDLAPPPRARQTSAGRLEPDAPAFSAFVFKIQANMDPRHRDRIAFARICSGVYRREMPVLHARTGKTLALTKSFQFMAQERVQVEEAFSGDVMGLWDPGLLRIGDSLCEGQGHEFEGIPRFSPEHFVRVREADPMKRKQLKKGLDQLAEEGAVQLFFDRWRLEREPLLGAVGVLQFEVTQYRLENEYGAAARFEKLPYQHARWIEGDVTLDRFERPGSSTCVLDVEGRPLVLFESDWALRRAQEEHPTVKFIAAVQPGRSSRAGGRAAG
- a CDS encoding DUF4091 domain-containing protein; protein product: MAQRNDAARRQAYVPPLALGRISACAAFRALVGALIAAGGCVPPGGMPRATSRAARTASSDTSAALAPSLTKRTTQGAAPARARARAAAAQGLPPSRGGHSYGVVSATLKVRPHDRPALQPGARLEAGRNEFEPFQIVVIAGDQPLRAVALTHGAALKGPRGHIIDRRHLTFFRVAYYDVQTPSNREGATGRWPDALIPDVDAYTGERRNAFPFEVPAHESRAIWVDVFVPPNTPPGRYRGSLLLRHLGGGPTTAGASDPLALELSVGAFTLPSTATLRTAFGMDFAEPCMAHTGTPSCSVEWNETPACELRARYLTAALDHRFSISDVAFQPPFGSSAGPFQRWLQPLIDGRGPTRLAGARLTAIRLDAEPQRLGPWIALARAQGFLDRLFYFPVDEPDAETQQDWVAFRQAALPLRRFAPRARLALTAALGAARRHGVAELVDIFVPVINYLDPRPGSGDAAHRADYRAWLAAQPGRELWSYQSCMSHGCGECGEPSPELADSGWPTRVIDSSAVQNRAFAWLAFIEGLSGELYFSATEQLSSAWQPEGLCKFSGNGDGTLFYPGTPARIGGRTHIPVASIRAKMLREGIEDHEYLVLLARRDRKQALELARGLFPNAGACAQSWEALEGTRHRLFALLAGSAALGGGARR
- a CDS encoding pyridoxal 5'-phosphate synthase encodes the protein MAIANMRESYHAGQLPWAAVRGRHPLVVFADSISQADSLHARVEGAHPSLLAPAKRLILGTVDQATGRPAATPVRIASCSAAEIVVGVDATSPALRHLEVNPLAALLFHSQGTQRQLRVEGKARVAKTEGSEAGAPERGQKLTLPGDTQGRAARWSAEEVEASLFEVAKAYREAKVPGLAALDPNAMCVVTARQREPGGLFRPSARMVLLKGCEEAGPVFYTNFRSPKGRDLEANPQAAFALDWPTLGLRLDVAGPVQKVSDGTADAYWRTRPYASQLGSAASRQSEPLSWRGDLIARALLYGLLHGPWPPRPKHWGGLLMDPDRVQWKRTQDDPSDGAQVRVVIDPTQVEAWQGRDSRLHDRWLWLRDDDGSWSRPERLSP